CTGAACATGTGGCCATTATTTCCAGATGGAATTTGTCCATGTTCAGCTTCCATCCATTGGGCCGTGTTTTGCCTTTCTCCTCTAGATTACAGAGGCCATCGCTATGCACAGTTTTTTCCCCATGTAAGTGTCCCCTTGATCAGGTTTTTTTTATAAGTTAAAGAGATGAAACCCTTCAAGTTTCTCATGGTCCGGCTTTTTCTTCAGCCTCCAATTATTTTTGTGGATCTTTTCAGCACCCTCTCCAATCttccaacatccttttaaaatgtggaccccagaactggatgcatttGGTTTCCCCATCTACAGAGGTAAAATCCATCCCCTGCTAAAATTCACCACTCCCCGTTTTATGCCTCCGAGGATTGCATCAGTCCTTTTGTCCTTTTGAGTTGGTTTTAAACAATGACCTCTAAATCCTTGCCAGGGTCATTGCACTGCATAATCTAGTACccaggctgtgggtcaggacggCTACCCTCTTCTGAGAGGACAAGATTGCATTGGACTGTATTAATGCATTTACAATGTAAATTTTCTTACCATTGCTCCAGATGAATTGATATGGCTGCCCTGTCCTTAGGGTGATCAGGTGCACAAAGTTTTTAAAGACAGTCCAAAATATGGGGCTTCTTCTTGTATAGGAGCCTATTTCCCACCACCTAGTTTCGATTTTttacactttctatctggtcaccttacctaTCTTCCTCATTTTCAGCACTCTGCCAATCTTTGGGTCGTCCACAAATTTTATCTGCACTGGTTTTCTATATCCTTTCAGGTcagtgatgaaaatattgaataacatcaggcccagaactgatccctgcagaaccccactagaaaaaGCCCCAGTCACTGCAAGTCCTTTCTGAGCTCTCTCACTCAGCTAGTCTTCGATCGATTTTAGGTGTGCTCCAAGGATATTGTAGAGTGTTAATTATTTAACATCACTCTTTTTCCTtcataaattaaaatgaaatagaaaaatcaaatattattGCATATGCACAGTTCCCTTGATAAACCAAATGTTCACCCAAACAAAAGAATGATTTCAGGATTGCTTGACAAGACTGGTTTTGCATAAACCTTGTCATTGACTAGCATTCTTTATATtcttagaatttttttcttgaacTAATCCAAGACTAGCTTTTCCATTGCTTCCTAATcctttcaaatctttttttttaatctttaccttcattttttaatagtttatatttaaaacacaggaaTTCCCCTACATTTTTTCTAAGATTCCTTTTCTTCTCAATATACTTAATAACCTCATTTTTGGTGATCCTTAGCTTTACCAACCATGGATATTTAAGTGATGTCTTTAAAGTCCCAGACTTGTGTTTCCCACTGCTGCCTCTTAAGGTTCCTCCACGCTGCCATGTAGGAATTATTGATGCATGGAGTATCATAAAGTATTGAATTGGCATTAGATGGGTTGTTGTTCATAGTTCATTTCTCTAAATATTTGTAATGTTATTTTTCAGTGCTTCACGAGCGACCAATCTGCTTCACCCATGAGAATAGGCTCCAGTAGCACATATACTGTCTTATATTGTCTCTCCATTCAGGCATTAGAACTGCGACCAACACCCTAGAGCCTGGGCAATTACAGGAAGTCAGGGGAATGTACGGTACACGCAGGTGACATCCTTGTGCCTCAGATTTGGACACCTTCTCCCCTACTCCATGTCAGATTCCAACACAACCAACttcaccaacccctccaccttcatcctgATGGGCATTCCTGGACTGGAGGCAGCCCatgtctggatctccatccccttcttcACCCTGTATGCTATAGCCATCTTGGGGAACATCACTATTCTATTCATCATAAAGATGGAGCAGAGCCTCCATGGgcccatgtactatttcctctgcatgctgtccATCACTGACCTGGTCCTGTCCACGGCCACTGTGCCTaaaatgctgagcatcttctggttcaattccagggagatcaatttcagtgcctgcctcacccagatgtacTTCATTCACTGCTTCTCAGCGATGGAGTCTGGAATCTTGGTGGCCTTGGCTTTGGATCGCTACGTGGCCATCTGTGATCCCCTGAGACATTCCACCATCCTGACAAATTGTGTTGTGGCCAAGACCGACCTGGCCTTGGTTCTGTGCAGCGGCATGCTCACACTGCTCTATCCCTTCCTAGTGAGGCAGtggccatattgcagaaccaacatcatcCCCCACTCCTTTTGTGAGCACATAACCGTGGTGAAGCTGGCCTGTGCCGACACCCGCGTCAGTAGTTACTATGGCCTCTTTGTGGTATTCTCTGTGATTGGTCTGGATGTGCCTTTTATCACCGTGTCCTATATCCAAATCCTCAGGGCCATCTTCAACCTCCCCACAAAGGACTCCCGGCTGAAAACTTTTGGGACCTGTGGTTCCCACCTTTGTTGCATATTATCTTTCTACCTTCCAGAATTCTTCTCCTCTCTCACACACCGGTTTGGCCACAAAGTGCCCCTACATGTCCTTGTTCTCATTGCCAATGTGTACCTTCTGGTGCCCCCCTTGCTTCACCCCATCCTCTATGGTGTGAGGACAAAACAGATCCGGGACAGGCTGCTCAAGCTTTTTACTCATAAAGGGACCTAATTTTTTTATCCTGGtactcaggctctctgcagagatGGCTGGTAACATGGTGCTGGGCCCTCTTTTCTGAATCAATTCCTGGACAGTCAGAGAGACATTAAACCTTTTTATGAACTTATTGTTCTATGCCAGCATGGCAATCTGGGGAATCAGCCCATGTATAATTCACTGGTTTGCCCCTTTTTAATTGCCGAAGCTGGACCTCTGCAACCACCCCTTGCCCTGGCTCTTCCACCAAGGCTCCTTCAGTGCTGTGCCTCTTCCCCACAAAGGCCTCACTTCAGTTGCTCgcttctcttttcccttccccttgtCAGTAACTGTATTGTTTTCACCTCTACTCTCCCCACGTGCAGGTGTACGGGAGCCATTTCAGACTTTGTTAAGCGTTGCCACTCTAACCGTCTAGTTTTGTGGCAGAAGAaatgtatctaattcctatatgaaagaaagaaatgtaaatgaatgttaaacccactcagctctaatacaaACATGTCCTGACATTTTGTGGAAAGTCACTTAAGGAACACCATTTAGAATTAAAATTGTAATATATATGTGATGGATCGGTCACAGAGATCACCCTGGGACTGTCACcagatgtgctgaaattaccccTGAGGCAGTTTTCCCtgacagcttgggactccagaaccctgtcttgtcgagccagacatgccagcctgctgcatcatggacccagggcctgggccacacccccaaagctgcagacttaactgggAACAGCTCAACAAGTTACCTctttccagcacccagacacccagttcctaATGGGATCCAACCCTCAAATAAATCTATTTCACTCTGTGAAACAACtattaaaagatacagtgactagagtgaaatccctgcaagctgaacggacacttttcaaagacaacaTAATAGAGAT
The sequence above is drawn from the Chelonoidis abingdonii isolate Lonesome George unplaced genomic scaffold, CheloAbing_2.0 scaffold0620, whole genome shotgun sequence genome and encodes:
- the LOC116832392 gene encoding olfactory receptor 52E8-like gives rise to the protein MSDSNTTNFTNPSTFILMGIPGLEAAHVWISIPFFTLYAIAILGNITILFIIKMEQSLHGPMYYFLCMLSITDLVLSTATVPKMLSIFWFNSREINFSACLTQMYFIHCFSAMESGILVALALDRYVAICDPLRHSTILTNCVVAKTDLALVLCSGMLTLLYPFLVRQWPYCRTNIIPHSFCEHITVVKLACADTRVSSYYGLFVVFSVIGLDVPFITVSYIQILRAIFNLPTKDSRLKTFGTCGSHLCCILSFYLPEFFSSLTHRFGHKVPLHVLVLIANVYLLVPPLLHPILYGVRTKQIRDRLLKLFTHKGT